From the genome of Methylocystis bryophila, one region includes:
- a CDS encoding His/Gly/Thr/Pro-type tRNA ligase C-terminal domain-containing protein: MVVGPKDLADGKIELKRRRTGQRENLSPEAAVAHVVAAVKAAQGGSE, encoded by the coding sequence ATTGTCGTCGGCCCGAAAGACCTCGCCGACGGCAAGATCGAGCTGAAGCGTCGCCGCACGGGCCAGCGCGAAAATCTCTCCCCAGAAGCTGCGGTCGCGCATGTTGTCGCCGCGGTGAAGGCGGCGCAAGGGGGATCCGAGTGA
- a CDS encoding lipoprotein-releasing ABC transporter permease subunit has translation MVALRYLRARRADGFVSVIVLFSFLGIVLGVATLIVVMSVMNGFHRELMDKILGFNGHAFVQAAEPPFNDWPDVTKQLSSIPGVTLAVPMVESPAGVSSQYEQRGVFARGIREEDLKRLPGVAGNVRDGTFNGFDKAGGLAIGARLAEQLGVGVGDKVSLIIAKGAQTPFGVMPRIKAYPVVAIFSIGMSEFDSLFLYMPLAEAQAFFNRGNEVTVVEAFVKDPEKIDDLRTAVGKLITRPLMLQDWRERNKTFFDTLQVEKNILFIILMLIVVVAAFNIVSGLTMLVKDKTKDIAILRTMGATRGAVLRIFLIVGASIGVLGDLFGFVLGLALAKNLESIRTMLNQLMHLNLFPAEFYFLSRLPSIVEPGGVALVVGMAFALAILASIYPAWKAASLDPVEALRSE, from the coding sequence ATGGTCGCGCTGCGCTATCTGCGCGCGAGACGAGCGGACGGCTTCGTCTCGGTCATCGTGCTCTTTTCTTTTCTGGGCATCGTGCTCGGCGTCGCGACGCTCATCGTCGTGATGTCGGTGATGAACGGCTTCCATCGCGAATTGATGGACAAGATTCTGGGCTTTAACGGTCACGCCTTCGTGCAGGCGGCCGAGCCGCCCTTTAACGACTGGCCCGACGTCACAAAGCAGCTCTCCTCGATCCCCGGCGTGACGCTCGCCGTGCCCATGGTCGAGAGCCCCGCGGGGGTCTCCTCGCAATACGAGCAGAGGGGCGTTTTTGCGCGTGGCATTCGCGAGGAAGACCTCAAGCGCCTGCCCGGCGTCGCCGGGAACGTGCGCGACGGGACTTTCAACGGCTTCGACAAGGCGGGCGGTCTCGCGATCGGCGCGCGCCTCGCCGAGCAGCTCGGCGTCGGCGTTGGCGACAAGGTGAGCCTCATCATCGCCAAGGGCGCGCAGACGCCTTTCGGCGTGATGCCGCGCATCAAGGCCTATCCGGTCGTCGCGATCTTCTCGATCGGCATGTCGGAGTTCGACAGTCTCTTCCTTTATATGCCGCTTGCCGAGGCGCAGGCATTCTTCAACCGAGGCAACGAGGTCACAGTCGTCGAGGCCTTCGTCAAAGATCCGGAAAAGATCGACGATCTCAGGACCGCTGTGGGCAAATTGATCACGCGGCCGCTGATGCTCCAGGACTGGCGCGAGCGCAACAAGACTTTCTTCGACACCTTGCAGGTCGAGAAAAACATCCTCTTCATCATATTGATGCTCATCGTCGTTGTCGCGGCCTTCAACATTGTGTCGGGCCTCACCATGCTCGTGAAGGACAAGACGAAGGACATCGCCATCCTGCGCACCATGGGGGCGACGCGCGGGGCCGTGCTGCGCATTTTTCTGATCGTCGGCGCCTCGATCGGGGTGCTCGGCGATCTCTTCGGCTTCGTGCTCGGCCTCGCGCTCGCCAAGAATCTCGAGAGCATCCGCACGATGCTCAACCAGCTAATGCATTTGAACCTGTTTCCGGCGGAGTTCTATTTCCTTTCGCGCCTGCCCTCGATCGTCGAGCCGGGCGGGGTCGCGCTCGTCGTCGGCATGGCCTTCGCGCTGGCGATTCTCGCCTCGATCTATCCGGCCTGGAAGGCGGCGTCGCTTGACCCCGTCGAAGCCCTGCGAAGCGAGTAA